The following are from one region of the Anabas testudineus chromosome 2, fAnaTes1.2, whole genome shotgun sequence genome:
- the abcd3a gene encoding ATP-binding cassette sub-family D member 3a isoform X1: MAAVSKYLTARNSSIAGGVLLLFYLLKHRRRAHRRSGRKGASDLVLNTEKDGKKDRAAVDKVFCLRIIRILRLMVPRVFCMETGYLILIASMLVARTYCDVWMIQNGTMIESAIIGRSTKDFKTFLFSFIKFMPLIALVNNFLKLGLNELKLRFRERLTKSLYDRYLQGFTYYKMGNLDNRIANADQLLTQDVEKFCNSVVDLYSNLSKPLLDIGLYIFKLTTAIGAQGPAIMMAYLLISGLFLTRLRRPIGKMTVTEQRYEGEYRYINSRLITNSEEIAFYNGNIREKQTIHATFKKLVDHLHNFIFFRFSMGFVDSLIAKYVATVVGYLVVSRPFLNLSHPRHLHSTHSELLEDYYQSGRMLLRMSQALGRIVLAGREMTRLSGFTARITELMKVLKDLNEGKYERTMVSQQEKESDTAENLLLVPGSGQIINRDNIIKFDHTPLATPNGDILIRDLTFEVRSGTNVLVCGPNGCGKSSLFRVLGELWPLFGGQLTKPERGKLFYVPQRPYMTLGSLRDQVIYPDTYEEQRKKCISDQVLKEYLDNVQLGHILDREGNWDTVQDWMDILSGGEKQRMAMARLFYHKPQFAILDECTSAVSVDVEDYIYSHCRKVGITLFTVSHRKSLWKHHEYYLHMDGRGNYEFKPITEETVEFGS, translated from the exons ATGGCGGCTGTCAGTAAATATCTGACTGCGAGAAACTCCTCGATAGCAGGCGGCGTGTTGCTGCTTTTCTACCTGCTGAAACACAGACGACGGGCGCACAGGCGGAGCGG TAGGAAAGGAGCCTCAGATCTAGTGCTGAACACTGAG AAAGATGGCAAAAAAGATCGTGCAGCAGTGGACAAGGTTTTCTGCCTCCGAATCATCCGGATTCTGCGGCTCATGGTGCCTCGGGTTTTCTGCATGGAG ACTGGCTACCTCATCCTTATTGCCAGCATGTTGGTGGCCAGGACGTACTGTGACGTATGGATGATCCAGAATGGCACCATGATTGAAAG TGCAATTATCGGTCGCTCAACAAAAGATTTCAAGACCTTCTTGTTCAGCTTTATCAAATTCATGCCACtt ATAGCCTTGGTGAACAACTTCCTAAAGCTGGGCCTGAACGAGCTGAAGCTGAGGTTCCGGGAGAGACTCACAAAGAGTCTGTACGACCGGTATCTGCA GGGTTTCACATATTACAAAATGGGAAACCTGGACAACCGGATAGCCAACGCCGACCAGCTGTTGACACAGGATGTGGAGAAATTCTGCAACAGTGTGGTGGACCTATACTCCAACCTCAGCAAG CCTCTTTTGGACATCGGTCTGTACATCTTCAAGCTGACAACTGCCATTGGTGCTCAG GGTCCAGCCATCATGATGGCCTATCTTCTGATCTCAGGACTGTTCCTGACCAGACTTAGGAGGCCCATAGGTAAGATGACGGTCACAGAGCAGCGCTACGAGGGAGAGTACCGCTATATCAACTCCCGCCTCATTACCAACAG TGAGGAGATTGCCTTCTACAATGGGAACATTAGGGAAAAACAGACCATCCACGCAACATTCAAAAAGCTG GTGGATCACTTGCATAACTTCATCTTCTTTCGCTTCTCCATGGGATTTGTGGATAGCTTAATTGCCAAGT ACGTGGCCACTGTTGTGGGATACCTGGTGGTTAGCCGGCCTTTTCTAAACCTGTCCCACCCCCGAcacctgcacagcacacactctgagctgctggag GACTACTACCAGAGTGGAAGGATGCTTCTGAGAATGTCCCAGGCCCTGGGCAGGATTGTACTGGCTGGTCGAGAGATGACTCGCCTCTCAGG GTTCACTGCTCGTATCACTGAACTCATGAAAGTCCTGAAAGATCTGAATGAAGGCAAATATGAGCGCACCATGGTGTCCCAGCAGGAGAAGG AATCAGATACTGCAGAGAATCTCCTCCTGGTGCCTGGAAGTGGTCAAATTATCAACAGAGACAACATCATAAA attTGACCATACACCTCTAGCAACACCCAATGGAGACATACTAATCAGAGATCTCACATTTGAG GTGAGGTCTGGAACCAATGTTCTTGTGTGTGGCCCAAACGGCTGTGGAAAAAGCTCTCTGTTCAGAGTCCTCGGAGAG ctttggCCTTTGTTTGGAGGGCAACTAACAAAACCCGAGAGAGGGAAGCTCTTCTATGTTCCACAG AGACCATACATGACTCTGGGTTCTCTGAGGGACCAAGTCATATACCCTGACACATATGAAGAACAGAGGAAGAAGTGCATCTCTGATCAG GTGTTGAAGGAATACCTGGACAATGTTCAGCTGGGCCACATCCTGGACAGGGAGGGCAATTGGGACACAGTCCAGGACTGGATGGACATCCTCAGTGGAGGGGAGAAACAGAGGATGGCT ATGGCCAGACTGTTCTACCACAAGCCCCAGTTTGCTATTCTGGACGAGTGCACCAGTGCAGTGAGTGTGGATGTAGAGGATTACATCTACAGCCACTGCAGGAAG GTGGGCATCACATTGTTCACAGTGTCTCACAGAAAGTCTCTGTGGAAACATCACGAG TATTATCTCCACATGGATGGGAGAGGAAACTACGAGTTCAAGCCCATCACAGAGGAAACTGTGGAGTTTGGCTCATAA
- the abcd3a gene encoding ATP-binding cassette sub-family D member 3a isoform X2, translating to MAAVSKYLTARNSSIAGGVLLLFYLLKHRRRAHRRSGRKGASDLVLNTEKDGKKDRAAVDKVFCLRIIRILRLMVPRVFCMETGYLILIASMLVARTYCDVWMIQNGTMIESGIISRDISLFKKHFYSYISVIPGIALVNNFLKLGLNELKLRFRERLTKSLYDRYLQGFTYYKMGNLDNRIANADQLLTQDVEKFCNSVVDLYSNLSKPLLDIGLYIFKLTTAIGAQGPAIMMAYLLISGLFLTRLRRPIGKMTVTEQRYEGEYRYINSRLITNSEEIAFYNGNIREKQTIHATFKKLVDHLHNFIFFRFSMGFVDSLIAKYVATVVGYLVVSRPFLNLSHPRHLHSTHSELLEDYYQSGRMLLRMSQALGRIVLAGREMTRLSGFTARITELMKVLKDLNEGKYERTMVSQQEKESDTAENLLLVPGSGQIINRDNIIKFDHTPLATPNGDILIRDLTFEVRSGTNVLVCGPNGCGKSSLFRVLGELWPLFGGQLTKPERGKLFYVPQRPYMTLGSLRDQVIYPDTYEEQRKKCISDQVLKEYLDNVQLGHILDREGNWDTVQDWMDILSGGEKQRMAMARLFYHKPQFAILDECTSAVSVDVEDYIYSHCRKVGITLFTVSHRKSLWKHHEYYLHMDGRGNYEFKPITEETVEFGS from the exons ATGGCGGCTGTCAGTAAATATCTGACTGCGAGAAACTCCTCGATAGCAGGCGGCGTGTTGCTGCTTTTCTACCTGCTGAAACACAGACGACGGGCGCACAGGCGGAGCGG TAGGAAAGGAGCCTCAGATCTAGTGCTGAACACTGAG AAAGATGGCAAAAAAGATCGTGCAGCAGTGGACAAGGTTTTCTGCCTCCGAATCATCCGGATTCTGCGGCTCATGGTGCCTCGGGTTTTCTGCATGGAG ACTGGCTACCTCATCCTTATTGCCAGCATGTTGGTGGCCAGGACGTACTGTGACGTATGGATGATCCAGAATGGCACCATGATTGAAAG CGGTATTATAAGCCGAGACATCAGTCTCTTCAAGAAGCACTTTTATTCCTACATATCAGTGATACCAGGG ATAGCCTTGGTGAACAACTTCCTAAAGCTGGGCCTGAACGAGCTGAAGCTGAGGTTCCGGGAGAGACTCACAAAGAGTCTGTACGACCGGTATCTGCA GGGTTTCACATATTACAAAATGGGAAACCTGGACAACCGGATAGCCAACGCCGACCAGCTGTTGACACAGGATGTGGAGAAATTCTGCAACAGTGTGGTGGACCTATACTCCAACCTCAGCAAG CCTCTTTTGGACATCGGTCTGTACATCTTCAAGCTGACAACTGCCATTGGTGCTCAG GGTCCAGCCATCATGATGGCCTATCTTCTGATCTCAGGACTGTTCCTGACCAGACTTAGGAGGCCCATAGGTAAGATGACGGTCACAGAGCAGCGCTACGAGGGAGAGTACCGCTATATCAACTCCCGCCTCATTACCAACAG TGAGGAGATTGCCTTCTACAATGGGAACATTAGGGAAAAACAGACCATCCACGCAACATTCAAAAAGCTG GTGGATCACTTGCATAACTTCATCTTCTTTCGCTTCTCCATGGGATTTGTGGATAGCTTAATTGCCAAGT ACGTGGCCACTGTTGTGGGATACCTGGTGGTTAGCCGGCCTTTTCTAAACCTGTCCCACCCCCGAcacctgcacagcacacactctgagctgctggag GACTACTACCAGAGTGGAAGGATGCTTCTGAGAATGTCCCAGGCCCTGGGCAGGATTGTACTGGCTGGTCGAGAGATGACTCGCCTCTCAGG GTTCACTGCTCGTATCACTGAACTCATGAAAGTCCTGAAAGATCTGAATGAAGGCAAATATGAGCGCACCATGGTGTCCCAGCAGGAGAAGG AATCAGATACTGCAGAGAATCTCCTCCTGGTGCCTGGAAGTGGTCAAATTATCAACAGAGACAACATCATAAA attTGACCATACACCTCTAGCAACACCCAATGGAGACATACTAATCAGAGATCTCACATTTGAG GTGAGGTCTGGAACCAATGTTCTTGTGTGTGGCCCAAACGGCTGTGGAAAAAGCTCTCTGTTCAGAGTCCTCGGAGAG ctttggCCTTTGTTTGGAGGGCAACTAACAAAACCCGAGAGAGGGAAGCTCTTCTATGTTCCACAG AGACCATACATGACTCTGGGTTCTCTGAGGGACCAAGTCATATACCCTGACACATATGAAGAACAGAGGAAGAAGTGCATCTCTGATCAG GTGTTGAAGGAATACCTGGACAATGTTCAGCTGGGCCACATCCTGGACAGGGAGGGCAATTGGGACACAGTCCAGGACTGGATGGACATCCTCAGTGGAGGGGAGAAACAGAGGATGGCT ATGGCCAGACTGTTCTACCACAAGCCCCAGTTTGCTATTCTGGACGAGTGCACCAGTGCAGTGAGTGTGGATGTAGAGGATTACATCTACAGCCACTGCAGGAAG GTGGGCATCACATTGTTCACAGTGTCTCACAGAAAGTCTCTGTGGAAACATCACGAG TATTATCTCCACATGGATGGGAGAGGAAACTACGAGTTCAAGCCCATCACAGAGGAAACTGTGGAGTTTGGCTCATAA
- the LOC113163445 gene encoding tissue factor-like, with amino-acid sequence MVTLRQPAALCVVLCLCLCSVSGSYPKAQNVTWKSNNFKTFLTWEPEPSADYSYTVEYSVIGGNKQRNTHCIRSSAIRCDLTGSLSDLKANYTADVLSEPPQGAPSEPGEAVYSPSTRFCPYRDTNIGRPDFRLEASGDNRKITLHVVDPPTALFEGERQLNIRDIFADDLQYLVTYWKSKSTGKRVYKSKTSVIELTDLEKGKSYCFIVQAYIPSRTLDKQKGEESPIQCSADDNQSIFEVYSVGVIAAAFFLILLLIGIVIAIVVVCWKRRKNAQRNGREKVPQDV; translated from the exons ATGGTGACTCTCAGACAGCCAGCAGCTCTCTGTGTCGTcctctgtctgtgcctgtgCTCTGTCTCAG GCTCCTATCCTAAAGCACAGAATGTCACCTGGAAATCCAACAACTTCAAAACTTTTTTGACCTGGGAGCCTGAACCATCTGCTGATTATTCCTACACGGTGGAGTACTCCGT GATTGGTGGGAACAAACAGAGGAACACTCACTGCATCCGGTCCTCAGCAATACGGTGCGATCTGACCGGCTCTCTCAGTGACCTAAAGGCCAACTACACAGCTGATGTCCTGTCTGAACCCCCGCAGGGGGCCCCGTCTGAACCCGGCGAGGCCGTCTACAGCCCCTCAACACGATTCTGCCCCTACAGAGACA CCAACATAGGCAGGCCTGACTTCAGACTGGAGGCAAGTGGAGACAATAGGAAGATCACCTTGCATGTCGTGGATCCACCCACCGCCTTGTTCGAAGGTGAACGCCAGCTGAACATTAGGGATATCTTCGCCGATGATCTGCAGTATCTGGTTACATATTGGAAAAGTAAAAGCACCGGCAAA AGAGTGTACAAATCCAAAACCAGCGTGATAGAGCTGACGGAtctggagaaaggaaagagcTACTGCTTCATTGTCCAGGCTTACATCCCCAGTCGCACCCTCGACAAGCAGAAGGGAGAGGAGAGCCCTATCCAGTGCTCTGCTGATGATAACCAGTCCATCTTTGAAG TGTATTCAGTGGGTGTGATCGCTGCTGCCTTCTTCCTCATCCTACTCCTGATCGGCATAGTGATCGCCATCGTAGTGGTCTGCTGGAAGCGCAGGAAAAATGCACAGAGAAATGGAAGGGAAAAGGTGCCACAGGATGTATAG
- the abcd3a gene encoding ATP-binding cassette sub-family D member 3a isoform X3, with the protein MAAVSKYLTARNSSIAGGVLLLFYLLKHRRRAHRRSGKGASDLVLNTEKDGKKDRAAVDKVFCLRIIRILRLMVPRVFCMETGYLILIASMLVARTYCDVWMIQNGTMIESAIIGRSTKDFKTFLFSFIKFMPLIALVNNFLKLGLNELKLRFRERLTKSLYDRYLQGFTYYKMGNLDNRIANADQLLTQDVEKFCNSVVDLYSNLSKPLLDIGLYIFKLTTAIGAQGPAIMMAYLLISGLFLTRLRRPIGKMTVTEQRYEGEYRYINSRLITNSEEIAFYNGNIREKQTIHATFKKLVDHLHNFIFFRFSMGFVDSLIAKYVATVVGYLVVSRPFLNLSHPRHLHSTHSELLEDYYQSGRMLLRMSQALGRIVLAGREMTRLSGFTARITELMKVLKDLNEGKYERTMVSQQEKESDTAENLLLVPGSGQIINRDNIIKFDHTPLATPNGDILIRDLTFEVRSGTNVLVCGPNGCGKSSLFRVLGELWPLFGGQLTKPERGKLFYVPQRPYMTLGSLRDQVIYPDTYEEQRKKCISDQVLKEYLDNVQLGHILDREGNWDTVQDWMDILSGGEKQRMAMARLFYHKPQFAILDECTSAVSVDVEDYIYSHCRKVGITLFTVSHRKSLWKHHEYYLHMDGRGNYEFKPITEETVEFGS; encoded by the exons ATGGCGGCTGTCAGTAAATATCTGACTGCGAGAAACTCCTCGATAGCAGGCGGCGTGTTGCTGCTTTTCTACCTGCTGAAACACAGACGACGGGCGCACAGGCGGAGCGG GAAAGGAGCCTCAGATCTAGTGCTGAACACTGAG AAAGATGGCAAAAAAGATCGTGCAGCAGTGGACAAGGTTTTCTGCCTCCGAATCATCCGGATTCTGCGGCTCATGGTGCCTCGGGTTTTCTGCATGGAG ACTGGCTACCTCATCCTTATTGCCAGCATGTTGGTGGCCAGGACGTACTGTGACGTATGGATGATCCAGAATGGCACCATGATTGAAAG TGCAATTATCGGTCGCTCAACAAAAGATTTCAAGACCTTCTTGTTCAGCTTTATCAAATTCATGCCACtt ATAGCCTTGGTGAACAACTTCCTAAAGCTGGGCCTGAACGAGCTGAAGCTGAGGTTCCGGGAGAGACTCACAAAGAGTCTGTACGACCGGTATCTGCA GGGTTTCACATATTACAAAATGGGAAACCTGGACAACCGGATAGCCAACGCCGACCAGCTGTTGACACAGGATGTGGAGAAATTCTGCAACAGTGTGGTGGACCTATACTCCAACCTCAGCAAG CCTCTTTTGGACATCGGTCTGTACATCTTCAAGCTGACAACTGCCATTGGTGCTCAG GGTCCAGCCATCATGATGGCCTATCTTCTGATCTCAGGACTGTTCCTGACCAGACTTAGGAGGCCCATAGGTAAGATGACGGTCACAGAGCAGCGCTACGAGGGAGAGTACCGCTATATCAACTCCCGCCTCATTACCAACAG TGAGGAGATTGCCTTCTACAATGGGAACATTAGGGAAAAACAGACCATCCACGCAACATTCAAAAAGCTG GTGGATCACTTGCATAACTTCATCTTCTTTCGCTTCTCCATGGGATTTGTGGATAGCTTAATTGCCAAGT ACGTGGCCACTGTTGTGGGATACCTGGTGGTTAGCCGGCCTTTTCTAAACCTGTCCCACCCCCGAcacctgcacagcacacactctgagctgctggag GACTACTACCAGAGTGGAAGGATGCTTCTGAGAATGTCCCAGGCCCTGGGCAGGATTGTACTGGCTGGTCGAGAGATGACTCGCCTCTCAGG GTTCACTGCTCGTATCACTGAACTCATGAAAGTCCTGAAAGATCTGAATGAAGGCAAATATGAGCGCACCATGGTGTCCCAGCAGGAGAAGG AATCAGATACTGCAGAGAATCTCCTCCTGGTGCCTGGAAGTGGTCAAATTATCAACAGAGACAACATCATAAA attTGACCATACACCTCTAGCAACACCCAATGGAGACATACTAATCAGAGATCTCACATTTGAG GTGAGGTCTGGAACCAATGTTCTTGTGTGTGGCCCAAACGGCTGTGGAAAAAGCTCTCTGTTCAGAGTCCTCGGAGAG ctttggCCTTTGTTTGGAGGGCAACTAACAAAACCCGAGAGAGGGAAGCTCTTCTATGTTCCACAG AGACCATACATGACTCTGGGTTCTCTGAGGGACCAAGTCATATACCCTGACACATATGAAGAACAGAGGAAGAAGTGCATCTCTGATCAG GTGTTGAAGGAATACCTGGACAATGTTCAGCTGGGCCACATCCTGGACAGGGAGGGCAATTGGGACACAGTCCAGGACTGGATGGACATCCTCAGTGGAGGGGAGAAACAGAGGATGGCT ATGGCCAGACTGTTCTACCACAAGCCCCAGTTTGCTATTCTGGACGAGTGCACCAGTGCAGTGAGTGTGGATGTAGAGGATTACATCTACAGCCACTGCAGGAAG GTGGGCATCACATTGTTCACAGTGTCTCACAGAAAGTCTCTGTGGAAACATCACGAG TATTATCTCCACATGGATGGGAGAGGAAACTACGAGTTCAAGCCCATCACAGAGGAAACTGTGGAGTTTGGCTCATAA